A genomic segment from Spinacia oleracea cultivar Varoflay chromosome 3, BTI_SOV_V1, whole genome shotgun sequence encodes:
- the LOC110791853 gene encoding multisite-specific tRNA:(cytosine-C(5))-methyltransferase produces the protein MGGRGRSRTQRKHFKQSRDNVWKNDAKSDPSSAVADADANANADKKTGDAERRSKGNWEPLNTHNAAFEDYYKEQGIVAPEEWDKYMEFLRKPLPSAFRINSSSQFCLDIRSQLENDFVKSLQEEFTGDEAEALRPLPWYPDTLAWHSNFSRKQLRKTQTLERFHEFLKLANEIGNITRQEAVSMVPPLFLDVHPNHFVLDMCAAPGSKTFQLLEIIHRTNETGSLPSGLVVANDVDVQRSNLLIHQTKRMCTANLMVTNHEAQDFPGCRLSKFHHNPSDIQSEKGLSINQLYFDRVLCDVPCSGDGTLRKAPDIWRKWNVGMGNGLHCLQLKIAMRGISLLKDGGRMVYSTCSMNPVENEAVVAEILRRCGDSVELLDVSNELPQLVRRPGLRKWKIRDKGVWLSSYKDVPKYRRPNVFSSMFPSGRNIVDSSENSGDHGVAAQEDDKNVVVQPPTNDTASLSEVNDDEISSYPLERCMRIVPHDQNCGAFFIAVFHKHSSCPDVQEKNGENAQSLHKSEKIAEAATEETSNLDDTLETKSCEATSVDDAEMIRGSLDNEPSQTLEQDGSEDQQGLDKKETDTKNVGMKRKLQMQGKWKGVDPVILFKDETIINSIKSFYGIDDSFPLYGRLVTRNSDNDSVKRIYYISKSVKDVLELNLLVGQQLKIASVGLKMFERQTSKDGNSTECRYRISSEGLPLLLPYITKQILLAPIADFKHLLQYKSIKFGDLVDAELVEKASKLDLGCCVVVLKEANQVSSFPIKVDSSTIAIGCWRGRSNLNVMVTGLDCKDLLERLEKRTETENAESAEPQNGVADGASNLIDTDMKDDDKNDIVMKEEE, from the exons ATGGGAGGCAGAGGGAGGAGCCGTACTCAGAGGAAACACTTCAAGCAAAGCAGAGATAATGTCTGGAAGAACGACGCCAAATCCGACCCTTCGTCCGCCGTCGCCGACGCCGATGCCAACGCCAACGCCGATAAAAAAACCGGCGACGCTGAAAGACGAAGCAAAGGAAACTGGGAGCCATTGAACACTCACAACGCTGCTTTTGAAGATTATTACAAG GAGCAAGGAATTGTTGCGCCGGAAGAATGGGATAAATACATGGAGTTTCTACGGAAACCGTTACCTTCCGCTTTTCGAATTAATTCCAG TAGTCAGTTCTGTTTGGATATCCGCTCACAATTGGAGAATGATTTTGTAAAATCTCTTCAGGAAGAG TTCACGGGGGATGAAGCAGAAGCTTTAAGGCCATTGCCCTGGTATCCAGACACTTTAGCTTGGCATTCAAATTTTTCACGTAAACAGCTGAGGAAAACCCAGACCCTAGAAAG ATTCCATGAGTTCCTTAAGCTAGCTAATGAAATAGGAAACATAACTAGACAAGAAGCTGTCAGCATG GTACCTCCTCTTTTCCTGGATGTACATCCAAACCATTTTGTACTCGACA TGTGTGCAGCCCCAGGATCAAAAACTTTCCAGTTACTTGAGATTATTCATCGTACGAATGAAACTGGGTCCTTACCAAGTGGACTG GTTGTTGCAAATGATGTTGATGTGCAAAGAAGCAATCTTCTGATCCACCAAACAAAGCGGATGTGCACTGCCAATTTGATGGTCACCAATCATGAAGCACAGGATTTCCCTGGCTGTCGGCTCAGCAAATTTCACCACAATCCTTCTGACATTCAGTCTGAAAAGGGGCTGAGTATAAATCAGCTTTACTTTGATCGTGTGTTATGTGATGTACCCTGCAGTGGTGATGGTACTCTTCGGAAGGCCCCTGATATCTGGAGGAAATG GAATGTCGGAATGGGCAATGGTCTTCATTGCCTGCAGCTTAAGATAGCTATGCGAG GCATATCTCTGCTTAAGGATGGGGGAAGAATGGTGTACTCAACATGCTCTATGAATCCAGTGGAAAATGAGGCTGTGGTGGCAGAG ATCCTGCGAAGGTGTGGGGATTCAGTTGAGCTCCTTGATGTCTCCAATGAACTTCCTCAGTTGGTTCGTCGTCCTGGTCTTAGGAAATGGAAG ATCCGAGACAAAGGCGTTTGGCTATCATCATACAAGGATGTTCCAAAATATCGTAGGCCTAATGTCTTTTCGAGCATGTTCCCATCTGGGAGAAATATAGTTGATTCATCTGAGAATAGCGGTGATCATGGAGTAGCAGCACAGGAAGATGATAAGAATGTAGTTGTGCAGCCACCAACGAATGACACTGCATCACTTTCTGAAGTTAATGATGATGAAATTTCTAGTTATCCTCTGGAACGTTGCATGAGAATTGTGCCCCATGACCAGAATTGTGGCGCTTTCTTTATTGCAGTCTTTCATAAGCATTCTTCTTGTCCAG ATGTTCAAGAGAAAAATGGTGAAAATGCTCAGTCGCTTCATAAAAGCGAAAAAATTGCTGAAGCAGCAACAGAAGAAACAAGCAATTTGGATGATACTTTGGAAACAAAATCATGTGAAGCAACTTCAGTAGATGATGCAGAAATGATTAGAGGTTCTTTAGACAATGAGCCAAGTCAAACATTAGAACAGGACGGATCAGAGGATCAACAAGGGCTTGATAAAAAAGAAACTGATACAAAGAATGTTGGGATGAAGAGGAAGCTGCAAATGCAAGGCAAATGGAAAGGTGTTGATCCTGTGATATTATTCAAAGACGAAACTATTATTAACAGTATCAAATCATTTTATGGAATAGACGACTCTTTCCCCCTGTATGGTCGTCTTGTCACAAGAAATAGTGATAACGACAGTGTGAAAAGAATCTACTATATATCAAAATCAGTTAAGGATGTTCTGGAACTGAATCTTCTTGTTGGGCAGCAACTAAAGATAGCTTCCGTTGGCTTGAAGATGTTT GAGCGCCAGACTTCCAAGGATGGAAACTCCACAGAATGTAGATATCGCATATCATCTGAAGGATTGCCTCTGCTGCTCCCTTACATAACCAAGCAAATACTCCTTGCACCCATAGCTGATTTCAAGCACCTTTTACAATACAAATCCATCAAATTTGGCGATTTGGTCGATGCTGAACTGGTTGAGAAGGCATCAAAACTAGACTTGGGATGCTGTGTTGTAGTTTTAAAAGAAG CCAATCAGGTGTCATCTTTCCCTATCAAAGTCGATTCATCCACAATAGCAATTGGTTGTTGGAGGGGGAGGTCCAACTTAAACGTGATGGTGACGGGACTCGACTGTAAAGATCTGCTTGAAAGACTCGAGAAGCGCACGGAAACTGAAAATGCTGAGTCAGCTGAACCCCAAAACGGCGTGGCAGACGGAGCTTCTAACCTGATTGACACTGACATGAAGGACGATGACAAGAACGACATTGTCATGAAGGAAGAAGAATAA